The Zingiber officinale cultivar Zhangliang chromosome 10A, Zo_v1.1, whole genome shotgun sequence genome contains a region encoding:
- the LOC122026165 gene encoding AP2-like ethylene-responsive transcription factor AIL5, producing the protein MDMDMDIDMDASSHNWLAFSLAQQPCSLLEAFSSSSSSSAAAAAAPSAHHDGGVEAADEETNAATELVALASMGPKLEDFLAAPLGRYSAYDSELKSIAAAGYIHSEQPVAAAAPSAESARKSTSSATAADTFGQRTSIYRGVTRHRWTGRYEAHLWDNSCRREGQSRKGRQVYLGGYDKEDKAARAYDLAALKYWGPTTTTNFPISNYEREMEEMKNMTRQEFVASLRRKSSGFSRGASIYRGVTRHHQHGRWQARIGRVAGNKDLYLGTFSTQEEAAEAYDIAAIKFRGLNAVTNFDMSRYDVNSIVSSNLPISGLSGKSSSKPTQDSPSPPPQSSSPDQSTMKPPPDHEYWSLLAFHPHHHPHHNPGFGLFPPALPMMDFASLPNPNPTKPIHQEAGIGLACYDAIQQYQQDHQFESNAYNYDHASSYMESWIAPPPSSSSKPTAAAFPAAIFGME; encoded by the exons ATGGACATGGACATGGACATCGATATGGACGCTTCTTCTCACAACTGGCTAGCCTTCTCTCTGGCGCAGCAACCCTGCAGCCTCCTCGaagccttctcctcctcctcctcctcctccgccgccgcgGCTGCTGCTCCGTCTGCGCACCATG ATGGTGGTGTGGAGGCAGCCGACGAGGAGACCAACGCCGCCACCGAGCTGGTGGCGCTGGCTTCGATGGGGCCGAAACTAGAGGACTTCCTCGCGGCACCGCTGGGGCGGTACTCCGCCTACGACTCCGAGCTGAAAAGCATCGCAGCAGCCGGGTACATACACTCGGAGCAGCCGGTCGCCGCCGCGGCGCCCTCAGCAGAGTCCGCTAGGAAATCCACGTCGTCCGCGACCGCCGCGGACACCTTCGGCCAGCGCACCTCCATCTATCGGGGCGTGACCCGGCACCGCTGGACGGGGCGGTACGAGGCGCACCTGTGGGACAACAGCTGCCGCCGGGAGGGCCAAAGCCGCAAAGGCCGCCAAG TTTATTTAG gcGGATACGATAAGGAGGACAAGGCTGCGAGAGCTTACGATCTGGCAGCGCTCAAGTATTGGGGTCCGACCACCACTACCAACTTCCCA ATCTCAAACTACGAGAGGGAAATGGAGGAGATGAAGAACATGACAAGGCAAGAGTTCGTGGCCTCCCTCCGAAG GAAGAGCAGTGGATTTTCTCGCGGCGCCTCCATCTACAGAGGAGTCACCAGGCACCATCAGCACGGGCGGTGGCAGGCGAGGATAGGCAGAGTGGCCGGCAACAAGGACCTCTATCTCGGAACATTTA GCACGCAGGAGGAGGCGGCGGAGGCGTACGACATCGCGGCGATCAAGTTCCGCGGCCTCAACGCCGTGACCAACTTCGACATGAGCCGTTACGACGTCAACAGCATCGTCAGCAGCAACCTTCCCATCAGCGGCCTCTCCGGCAAGTCGTCCTCCAAGCCGACTCAAGACTCACCGTCGCCTCCGCCGCAGTCTTCCTCGCCCGATCAGAGCACGATGAAGCCGCCACCGGACCACGAGTACTGGTCCCTTCTCGCCTTCCACCCCCACCACCACCCCCACCACAACCCTGGCTTCGGCCTCTTCCCCCCGGCCTTGCCGATGATGGACTTCGCAAGCTTGCCAAACCCTAACCCCACCAAGCCCATCCACCAAGAGGCTGGCATCGGCCTTGCTTGCTACGACGCGATCCAACAATATCAGCAAGATCATCAATTCGAGAGCAACGCATACAATTACGATCACGCATCCAGTTACATGGAGAGTTGGATCGCCCCACCGCCGTCTTCTTCTTCCAAGCCCACAGCGGCAGCCTTTCCGGCAGCCATCTTCGGGATGGAATGA